A stretch of DNA from Lotus japonicus ecotype B-129 chromosome 4, LjGifu_v1.2:
tgttcttccacaattcataaggagtcttattcagaattggtctcacagagattctgttctgaatgtaacatgctgtatttactgcctctgcccaaaagtgcttagccatgccagtttcttggagcatggttctagccatctcctgaagagttctgttcttcctctcaacaacaccattttgttgaggagttctgggacaagagaaatcatgtgcaattccataggaatcaaacagactctcaaacttgtcattctcaaactctccaccatggtcacttctgacacgcacaattctacaagccttctcgttttgcacttgagcaatgaaggtagagaacacagcatgagactcatccttgcgggttagaaactttacccatgtccagcggctatagtcatcaacgataaccatcccatatctcttgccacctatagactcagttttcactggtccaaacaggtcgatatgcagaagttctaacggccttgaggttgagacaacattctttgccttgaaagggacttttgtgaatttgcctttctgacatgcttcacaaagagcgtctgaagcgaacttcagattgggtaagcccctgacaaggtttagcttgctcagctgagaaatctttctcatactggcatgccctaaccgtctatgccatacccactgctcttcattaacagacagaaggcacttcacattctgagcctccaactcagataatctgatcttatagatgttgttcttcctcttgctgttaaacagaacagagccatcgatctgacttacagcccggcaggacttttgattgaatataacatcataacccttgtcagctaattgacttatagacaataagttatgtgttaagccgtctaccaataaaacattatcaatgcatggactactatctacacaaatagtaccagtaccaataattttacccttttcatttcctccaaagccaacttcgcctccaggcttaagtttcagctctcggaacatacgcttttctcccgtcatgtgacgcgagcatccactgtccagataccatgattggtgtttcagtggagctatcaaggatatctgcaacatagataatcttgtccttaggtacccactttctgggtcctcttttgttagttaccccaaaggttctgatcaccttgggtgtctcaacatgatattttaaaggaatatttgcatgatatttagtcatagagagagatccctttttaagagggtttttagcaacttcagcaggtacaggatcaggcaatatggtaccagagggaacaaagcattcatacaaggatttagctttagacacagaaggctcatttctaattggtttagaatagccaatgccatgcattccatttctgcttacaccatagatcattgaagccattaagcttctatctacgcttttagccaggaatctttgaaaagatttttcatacttagattcatgcttactatcagaggcatcgcaggcaataacttcttctaactttgcaatttgattcttaagcacagagttagaattaactaaagcatggttatcatttttcaaatcagatatgattttctcatgttcagaaggagttttagaaacagcagataagttctttttcagcttcttatgcttagacaacaaggagttatacttatccatgatatcagacaaggcatgtttcagttcagaggtagagaaggaagcaaatacctcattttcatcgtcagagtctggatctccttctgattctgagtcagagtcaacagcttcctttgactctgttcctttgtctttgacaatagccatgagtccttggacttcaccatcagagtcaacatcctctgactctgattcatcgaatgtcaccatcagactcttcttggtcttgaagtgcttctttggcttcttgtccttcttcaattttggacagtcacttttgtagtgccctgattctttgcactcaaagcaagtgacttccttgattgatgacttcttctgacctgaggattcagactttcctcttgcctttccagagcctttgaacttgctctgcctgtgcttccagatgcggttgagtctcttggagatcagagtcagctcatcttcatcagaatcttctgatgcttcttcagattcttcttcttcagcttgaagagcctttgacttctcaaccttagccttttcagatttggatttcaaggctatggacttttttctcagatcttgcatctctgagcgcttcagctcatggcatttcaaaatgctgatgagttcttctaaactcatattctcaacatctctcgtgagctctattgaagtcaccaaaggcatccaactttcaggaagacacctgatgacccttatgacatgatcttttgttgtgtagctcttgttgagaggacgtatgccagctacaagcagttgaaatctggagaacatttcttcaatggactcatttggctccatgatgaaggattcatacttttggatcaaagacaatgcctttgattctttgactttcttgtttccttcatgagacatcttcagagaatcaaaaatacctttagcaaactcacgatctgtaatcttctggtactcctcataggagatagcacttagaagaattgctcttgctttgtgatgttgtgagtacagcttcttttgatctgcagtcatctctgaccttgggatcttcttgccatctgcatcaactggacgctcgtagccatccacaataatatcccagagatctgcatcgaaacccagaaagaaactttccagtctatctttccaatattcgaacctttgaccgtcgaacataggaggctttgcgttgtaaccatctctttgagtttcactggtggtggcagccattgtttttcacaccggcccggatcactgaacactgttaggtgtggtaatcagaacttgcgctctgataccaattgaaggtatgaaaaacggtagaaagggggggtttgaataacgttttcagtacaaagctaccaccttaaagattttaacaaatcttttcgagaactaagtgcaaaagatagagatagaaaagcacacaaggattttatcctggttcacttgataaatcactcaagctactccagtccacccgttaaggtgatttcttccttcttagaatgaaggcaatccactaatcaggtaagagttacaactgcacttgaaacctacaagtgactaacaattacactgacttagctcacactaagattcactctcttagtcttctctaggatccgatcaaccttgatctcctaaaggaaaatcaaacaactgtttgaggttggtgtttacaagggtttgcttctgaataagctaagtgtaaactaaataaattacaagatgaaagaaagcttagaatgttttgaatgtcttgcgcgtgtgttgcttcttagtttcttagccgcttctttcaatcttcagcctctatatatactccaaggattagggttgagcgttgcatgggaaatgctaccgttggagggcagttctggaaaatccagcttctgctgtggctgagaacgttaggtaggtcgtcaggaaggtacactgcttttgtacttggatagcgacttgaccttttaacctaggagacttctgatcagaggaatgcttcgtataggaacttgtgaagccggttgatcagagtcagagggaaagcacagatcctctgaccattgtatcttctgattctgaactcagagggaagaacatggccttcagagtttcttgcttctggacttcagagtttctactattcagcttctggatcttcagagtcttctacaccatcagaacatctgaaccttcagtgtttcttggttgtcagaacttctggatcatcagagcttctagcgactgagtcctcatcagagtttgtatagcttcagatcttctgaagcttttccactgttcatactgaacatggtgaatgcgaaagcgttgcttgggttaccctttatacacagtgcttctgatttgtgtgaaattgagtcagggtcagagcctgtaaacagcacactcagaaaaacacgttagagtaccacaattgttcatatcaaaaggttaacttgtaatcatcaaaacatagagttgtactactagatcaaaacttgatcttacaaggggcacatgaatgaaccgatctcacacccgaacaagaggtattccgagattgtgtagggatggactatacagttgaggagggcataagagatttgattggtactactcataacaacaagttgcaacttcttttcgggagcccaactgataagaactccatggttaagtgtgcttgccttggagcaatattatgatgggtgacctcctgggaagttttcctaGGAAGCgcacgagtgaggacaaagcgcactgaaaagactcgtgttgttaccgtgaggccagccGTCAGATTGGGATGTTACAGTACTGTAACTTGAAATCGTAATCCTTCAAGAATTCTACCCATCtcctttgtctcatattcaacTCCTTTTGGTCAAATAGATACTTGAGACTCTTATGATCGCTAAACACCGTGAAGTTCACACCATACAAGTGGTGTCTCCAGATCTTGAGCGCAAACACTATTGCTGCTAGCTCCAGGTCATGAGTGGGGTAATTCACTTCATGAGGTCTAAGTTGTCTTGATGCGTATGCTACTACTTTCCGCTCTTGCATTAGCACGCATCCTAGTCCCATCTTTGACGCGTCACAATACACTTCAAATTCCTTTGCAGGATCGGGCAATACCAAAATCGGCGACGTAGTTAGCCTTTTCTTGAGTTCCTTATAGCTCGCTTCGCACTCTTGCGTCCATTTATAAGGCTGATCCTTCTTTGTTAACTTGGTTAATGGCATCGCGATCTTGGAAAATCCTTCGATGAATCGCCGGTAATATCCTGCCAGTCCGAGAAAACTTCGCACTTCCGTAACCGTCTTGGGTGCTTCCCATGAGTTAACTgcctctacctttgctgggtcgaCCGCTATTCCTGCCTTACTCACCAAGTGTCCTAAAAATTGCACAGATTCtaaccaaaattcacacttggatAGCTTGGCGTACACCTGTCGTTCTCTTAGTATTCCCAATACTATTCAGAGGTGTTCTTCATGTTCTCGCTTGCTCCTcgagtagatcagaatatcaTCAATGAAGACCACAACAAACTTGTCGAGATACGGGTTAAAGATAcgattcatgtagtccatgaatatcGCAGGTGCATTAGTCACTCCGAACGGCATGACTAAATACTCATAATGCCCATATCTTGTCCGAAAGGTCGTCTTCGGTACGTCTTCCTTCTTCACTCGAATTTGATGGTATCCAGATCGTAGATCTATCTTGGAGAAGACTTCAGCTCCTCTTAACtaatccatcaaatcatcaatcctaggcaACGGGTACTTATTCTTGATTGTCACCTTGTTTAGTTGCCGATAGTCTACGCATAACCTCATGccaccatccttcttctttaccaaaaGAACTGGTGCTCCCCAAGGGGATACACTCGGCCGCACAAACTTCTTATCCATAAGCTCCTCCACTTGCTTCTTCAACTCCGCTAGTTCCACCGGTGACATCTTATACGGGGCTATAGAGATAGGTCCTGTTCCAGGAACTAAGTCTATAGAGATCTCGACTTCTCTTTCTGGTGGTAACTCAGATACTTCCTCGGGGAAAACGTCGGGAAACTCCCTCGCTACGGGTATCCCTTCTATACCTAAGTCGTCCCTATCCGCATCTAGTGCTCCTAAAAGTACGTTCGATTCGCTCTCAGGCGCTTTTCCTACCTCTTCGGTTCGCTTAGTCCGCTTAGCGTCTCCTTCGCTAGTCCCAAAAGTAACCGTCTTCCTCCTACAGTTCAGGGTTGCATCGTTGGCCACTAGCCAATCCATTCCTAATATTACTTCTAATCTTTCTAAGGGTAAGCACACTAAGTCTTGCCTAAAGGTTCTTCCTAAGGTTTCTAACCTGCTGTCTCTACAAACCTTCGAGGTTCTATAGGTATTTCAAGTTGGGGTACTTACTTCAAAGTCCCACGCCAAACTTGTCACTGGTATACCTAATTGTTTGACCCTCTCTTGTGATATaaacgaatgcgttgcaccCGAATCATATAAAACAATTAAAGGAAAACTAATTAACATAACACGTACCTTGGATAAGTTCTGGCGCCTCAACTGCCTCCTCCAGCGTCATTGCAAACACTTTCCCCTTATTCGTGGGTCGTCCAAACTTCCAGTTATCCTTTGGTGCCGGTGCACCTCTGCTACTTCCCTCGCCTGTTGTAGCGGTAGGGTTTCGATTCCCATTTCCGCTAGCCTGTGTACTAGCCTGTTCCCCTAACACGACTCTACACTCCGGAGCGCGGTGTCCATTCTTTCGGCACCTTACGCAGAATGGATTGCTAGGATTGAATCCACTTGTCCTGTTGTGGAATCCAATTCCTCCTGTTCGATTTCTGAACTGATTTCTCACTTGCTCGGGTGGCCTAAAGTAGGGCTTccttctttcttccttcttcttcggTGCCTTATTAACACCTTGTCCCTTCAAGTACACCTTCCTGGACTTCTCATTTTCCTCAAAAATTCCTACACTTCTCTACCAGAGTAGCAAAGTTCCGAATCTGGTCATGTCCCACAGTAGTCCTGATGTCTGGCCTCAGTCCATATTCAAACTTGACACACTTTGAGGTCTCATCAGCCGCTGCACTATAATGTGGGTGGAACCGACACAGTTCTTCAAACTTAACTGCATACTCTCCTACTGACATCATACCTTGCTTTAACTCTAAGAATTTCATCTCTTTCCTTCCCTTCGCATCCGCCGGGAAGTACTTTTCCAGAAACGCATTCTTAAAGATCTCCCAGGTTATGGCTCCTTCCGCTGGAGTTATCCTTCCTCTTACTCCAATCCACCATGTCCTAGCTTCTCCTGaaagtaaataactagcaaaagCAACCTTACGCGGGTCAGCACATACCAACGTCTCATAAATCCTTTCTGACTCTCGGATCCACTCATACGCTCCGTCGGGATTGTAACCCCCTTGAAACTTTGGTGGATCTCGTTTCAGAAACTTGTCCAATCCGGGGTAAACATCCTCCGCTGCTGGTTGGTGTCCACCTCCATTCCCAGCTCTTTTCGCTTGTTCGGTCAAGAAAGCGGTGAGTTGTTCAATAGCTCTAGCCATTGCTGCTGTCATCCTTTCCTGAAATTCACAAAGCGATTAGTTTCCTATGAACTCAACTACCTATCCTAGACTCCCTAGTAGGCTTCTAACCCTAGGCCGACGAATcactgctctgataccaagccTGTGGCGTCCCCCTCCTTAAGTGACGACTTCACCTTACTCCATCACTTAGGAGTGAGCACGCAACGTAATtttgggtagtttttttttttctactcacTATTATCTCGTCAGGTCGGGATCGCAAGAGTAAAGATTACTCGAGCATTCCTTTTTCATCCCCCAGGCAATTCGACCTCCTAACCTAAGACTACGGAGAATAACGATATAAACCACACAGATCATACATAACATGCATAGTTGGTGGGCGGATCCACCGCATAAGTCTACAAATAAAAAGACAACACAAAAAGAGGACATAGCGCCCTCAAGCACATAGTCTGGTACAGGTAATCAAAATACAGAAAGGAAACatagatcatcatcatcatcagaaactcgGACCATATGGCTTCATCCCCTCGGATCTTCCTCCTCCGGATCCTCCTCACTGACTCCCCCGCTGGCTGCTGGAACTGACCCTGGCTCTACTGTCGGACCCTGCTCTGACTCTCTGACTCCGGACGCCTCGCCTCTCCGAAATCTGCGACGGTAAATCCTGGCATCTCGGGAGAATCTAGGGGATCTCACTCGCTTGCGGGCCGTGACCCGAAAGCAAGACAAGTTCCTCCGGGGTGGAGGAGATCCCATGGACTCCTGGGTCCGCGAAACTCTCTGATCTGGGGATCCCTGTGGGCTCACCACGGCGACTGGTACTGCTGGGATAGGCTCTCCGGTCTCCATAGGCTCGCCTGCCTTTGGGTATGGCACCTGTGGACTGCCTGGACTCTGCGGACCAATGTGCTGAGCATGGGTCGGCAGAAAGAATGAGAACACCATAGGGAGTGTCACTGGGAAACCGATGTGTCCTGCTCCTGGATCCCTGCACCATAAAATCGTGAGTCCCTGATAAAAGCAGTATCCGGTAACTGGGTCAACATGCCAGCCAGCACGGGACGGGAAATCAGCGTGGATCGCGAGGACTGGAGGGAAGCTCATTGTCACACCTGCTATAtgcttttataaaaataagtgtAAGGGTGAGTCATACACAACTTGCACAATAATACACATCAGATAAGATAAGCGTTAAAACATAAGCCAACATATCATTAAATACAAACATGTTAGCAAACACAAGTAGTAATGCAATGTGGTTAATTCTGCCTTATATCTCcgtccttcgaattgacttctctcactacttcgtaggaaatggtgagttcatcgccaaccttttaaatttattttcctttatcatgtgttgagtatgttttagggcccgaagctattgcttcgttatcttcgaaaagtcgtctcgggaacattgacactccttacagtccactctttaccggacaatgatcgctcagtagctcatAGACAGAAGTACACGACTATGCGGTCCTTGTTACATCACATCAGGCCGGCCTTTCCGGGACCCTGCCGGTAGCTGATGGAGAGGTAGGGCCATCGCGTAAATCCCGGGTCAATTctgttgttcctttgtcttAGATAGTCTAAATTTTAGATAAGTGGTTTTGTGCTAGTTGTGGGACTcgatgttgtaacatcttggCTGTCACATATGTCCCAGTGGGCCTGCTGTGTTTGTTTAAGAGCTGTCTTTCAGAAGTGTTGGATTGATCATTTGGTCAACAAGATAGGAATTGTTATAAGGCTTCTGCGCGCTGCATGATGGATTGATTGAGGGTGATCAAATTGATTCCAGTAGATTTGATCTAATGATTATTTGTGGAAggtttatcttttgttcaaatcttagtAATAAGAGATTTGTTGCTGATTAAATAAGATTGACTTCCTGATTATGTTATGGACTCTTTGTTactcaagcccattgaagacaagGCCTGAGGAACGACTATATATGAAGACCAAGACCTAGCTGTTAGGTTACGAATTTTAGCTGATAAGAAATTAGGGTTTTCTTGTGAGTTCATATTGTGTTCTTGTGTGTAACTCTCTTAGAAGCTTTCACAGAATCTTGTTAGGCTGAGAGTAGTTTGAGTGTTTGTTTGATCGTGTGATCTGTCTTCACTGTGCTTGTAAGGGATCAATTACTGTGGCAGTAAttgtgtgagaaagtgagaggggctctcatacttagggggaggactaagtaataagACACTATAGAAATAGGGAAAAGGGGCTATGAATAGGGGCTATTCATCTAAGACCTTGTGTACTTCATTATCTGatatagtggattatctttctcgggctgaagccctccagacgtaggtgattttgCACCAAACTGGGTTAACATTCCTGTGTGTTTTGTTGCTGTTACTTTTACTTTCTGTCAAACTGTTTTCTGATTGTAATATGTTCTttaagatgtcttagacatcgtGTGAAACATCTGTCCCTCGGtgtgccagaatttcaattggtatcagagcaggcatcCTGTTCTGCTTAGGGTGAGATCCAGGGAGACTATATTCTAGTATTATGGACAACATCAAGGAAGGAGGGTCTATCAACAGGCCACCCATTTTGGATGGAACCAACTATGACTATTGGAAGGCTCGTATGGTTGCTTTTCTCAAATCTATTGACAGCAAAACTTGGAAGGCTATTGTCAAAGGGTGGAAACATCCAGTGAAGGCTGACAAGGAGGGAACCTCAACAACTGAACTGAAACCAGAGGAGGAGTggaacaaggaagaagatgaggaagctTTAGGCAACTCCAAGGCATTGAATGccatctttaatggagttgacaaaaatatgttcCGGCTTATCAACACCTGCACTGTAGCAAAAGATGCTTGGGAAATCCTCAAGGTAGCACATGAAGGTACATCCAGAGTACGCATGTCCAGACTTCAGTTGCTGACTACTCAGTTTGAGAATCTGAGAATGAAGGAAGAGGAGACAATCTCTGACTTTCATATGCGAGTACGTGACTTGGCAAATGCATCATTCGCTCTTGGTGAACAAATGTCTGAAGAGAAGCTTGCGAGGAAGATCCTGAGATCATTGCCAAAGAAATATGACATGAAGGTTACTGCGATTGAAGAAGCCCAAGATATCAGCAGCATTAAAGTGGATGAGCTCATTGGATCCCTGTAGACTTTTGAAATGTCTATCAATGAGAGATCTGACAAGAAAAACTAGAGTATAGCGTTTGTGTCAAATGCTGAAGATGATGAccaaagagagaaaaatgcTGATGAGAATATTGCTGAAGCTATAACCTTACTTGGGAAGAAATTTAGCAAAGTCATGAGGAAGTTTGATAGAAGATCAAAACCCAACACTTCAGATAAGTGTTTTGATACTGCTAATAATTTTGTTAATTCTCGCAGGGGCAAGGAAGAAGACAAGACTGGCAGAGGCAAGGGGATTCAGTGTCATGAGTGTGAAGGCTTTGGCCACATCAAGGCAGAATGTCCAACCTATCTGAAGAAGCAAAGCAAAGGAATTGTAGCAACATGgtctgatgatgattctgaagaagaaggtgagactCAAGTACTAGGTTTTACTGTGATATGCAGTTCAGAAAACGGATCAAGTGATGATGATATCTCTAAGGAAGAGCATGCTGAAACATATAGGCTGCTATTCAACAAATGGGAAGAAACAAGCAGTCATGGCAAGAAACTGGAATTGACTGTGGCTGGTCTGGAAGCTGACAAGAAGAGACTGAAAGATATGAACAAGAATCTCCAAGAGGAGATCTCTGTATTGAAATCAAGACATGAATAAATGATCAAGTCTGTACGAATGTTAAACAAGGGCAGTGATGTGCTAGATCAAATTCTGGAGACTGGAAAAATGGCTAAAGATATGAAGGGGATTGGATATGGCCTGGAACCCACATCAGAAGAAGGTAGCAAATCCGAGAATAAGTTTGTTCCCTCAGAGAAAAGAACAGAATTCAAGGTGACAAATCAGATGTTCCAACAAGGTGTCAAACATGTGTACCCTCAGATACCTTATGTGTATCCTCAAGTGAGGAGTGGGAGAAACTCTAGCtggagatgtcatcactgtggTAGGTTTGGGcatataaggccctactgttacaaATTGTTTGGGTTTCCCAGACCAAGTAATAGATACTATGTGAACTATCAGCCTCACCAACGGAGACAAGAGTGGAAACCAAAAGGAGGTATACATGCTCTTATTGCTCACACTTCTCTTAGGGTATCCTCAgaagaagattggtattttgatagtggatgTTCTAGACATATGACTGGGGTAAAGAATCTTCTTGATAAAGTCAAACCTCGTACTACCAGCTATGTAACTTTTGGAGATGGTGCTAAAGGGAAAATCAAAGGATCAGGAAAGTTGGTCAGCTCAGGGTCACCTGGGCTAGATGATGTTCTGCTAGTGGAAGGGCTAACTGCAAATTTGATAAGTATAAGTCAACTATGTGATCAAGATCTTGACGTGTCTTTTAACAAAACTGCTTGCAGGGTTACTGATAGTAATGGTGAAGTAGTTATGAGAGGAACTCGTTCAAAGGACAATTGTTACATGTGGGCATCTCAAGAAAAAGCAATGTCTTCAAAGTGCTTGTCAACAGTTAAGGAGGAGGTTATTCTATGGCATCAAAAACTGGGTCATTTGAACCCCAAAGGCATGAAGATGATCATTTCAACTGAGGCCATCAGGGGACTGCCCAAgctaaaaataaaagaagatagAATATGTGGTGAGTGTCAGGTTGACAAACAAACTAAGGCATCTCATAAGAAACTTCAGCAAGTTCCTACATCCAGAACTCTTGAATTACTACACATGGATCTTATGGGCCCCATGCAAGTGGAGAGCCtaggaggaaaaaggtatgcaTTTGTTTGTGTTGATGACTTCTCTAGATACACTTGGGTTAATTTTATTGCAGAAAAATCAGATACATTCAGTGTATTTAAAGAGCTGTGTCAGCAAATTCAAAGGGAGAAAGGTTATGGTATTGTAAGAATTCGCAGTGATCATGGGAAAGAATTTGAAAATGGAAAGTTCTCTGAATATTGCTCAGATGAAGGTATTAATCACGAATTCTCAGCTCCCATcacacctcaacaaaatggggtggttgaaaggaagaacagaaccATTCAAGAATCTGCAAGAGTCATGTTGATTGCAAAGAAGTTACCTCTGCATTTCTGgcctgaagctatgagtactgcttgTTATATTCATAATAGAGTGACTATCCGATCAGGAACTTCCTCCACTCTTTATGAGTTATGGAAAGGGAAGAAGCCCACAACAAGCTACTTTCATGTATTTGGCAGTAAATGCTATATTTTGGCAAACAGAGAGCCAAGGAGAAAGCTTGATCCTAAAAGTGATGAAGGCATCTTTCTTGGATATTCAACCAACAGCAGAGCCTACAGGGTCTACAACAATAGATCCAGAACTATGATGGAGTCAATAAATGTAGTGATAGATGAAAGCCTAGGAGAGTTGAAAAATAttgaagaggatgaagatgatacTCCTTTCCAGTCAGATGATGGTAATCCAAATGTGTCCGACATCAGGTCCAACAATGAGGCTGACAACAATACTGAGAATCTGAACTTAGGGAATAGAATACCCTCCATTAGgattcagaagaatcatcccaAGGAGAACATCATTGGAGACTTGCATGAAGGGGTTACCACTAGATTAAGAGAAGTTATTGCAAATAGTTGTTTCATTTCCAAGATTGAACCCAAAAATATCAAAGAAGCTCTTGCTGATGAATTCTGGATAAATGCAATGCAAGATGAACTTGGTCAATTCAagagaaatgaagtatgggaaCTAGTACCAAGACCAGAAGGCGTAAATGTGATTGGTACAAAGTGGATCTATAGGAATAAATCTGATGAACATGGGGTGGTGACCAGAAACAAAGCACGTTTGGTGGCTCAAGGATACACACAGATAAAAggagtagactttgatgaaaaATTTTCTCCAGTTGCTCGCTTGGAGTCTATAAGATTACTTCTAGGAGTGGCTTGTTTGTTCAAATTCTGATTATTTCAAATGGATGTGaaaagtgcttttctgaatggataTCTGAATGAGGAAGTGTTTGTGGAACAACCAAAAGGGTTCATTGATCCATATTTTCCAGAACATGTCTACAGACTGAAAAAGGCCTTGTATGGCCTGAAACAAGcaccaagggcttggtatgaaaggctca
This window harbors:
- the LOC130712670 gene encoding uncharacterized protein LOC130712670, which encodes MARAIEQLTAFLTEQAKRAGNGGGHQPAAEDVYPGLDKFLKRDPPKFQGGYNPDGAYEWIRESERIYETLVCADPRKVAFASYLLSGEARTWWIGVRGRITPAEGAITWEIFKNAFLEKYFPADAKGRKEMKFLELKQGMMSVGEYAVKFEELCRFHPHYSAAADETSKCVKFEYGLRPDIRTTVGHDQIRNFATLVEKCRNF